The genomic region CTGGCCGAACGCATGGTCCAGGGTGTCGATGTCTGGTTGAACAATCCCCGGCGTCCCTGGGAAGCCAGCGGCACAAGCGGCATGAAGGTCCTGGTCAATGGCGGTCTCAATCTTTCCGTCCAGGATGGCTGGTGGGCCGAGGCCTATGATCCGGCGGTGGGCTGGTCCCTGGGCGACGGCATGGAACACGCCGAAGAGTACAACGAACACCTCGACGCCACCGAAGCGGAAGAACTCTATCGTCTGCTGGAAAACGAGGTTGTGCCCGATTTTTATCAGCGCGACAGCCAGGGAATTCCCCTGGCCTGGGTCAAACGCATGCGGGAAAGCATGGCCCGTCTCACCCCCTTCTTCTCCACCAACCGCATGGTCCGGGAATATACTGAAAAATATTATATTCCCCTGGCCGATGGCTATGCCAGACGCTCCCAGAATGGCGGACGGCAGGGCCGGGATCTCGTCTCCTGGCGTCGGGCGTTGAATCGGGGACGGGGTACCGTGCGCTTTGGCAGACGGATCATCGAGGATCTGGACAATGGCCAGCGTCGGTTCAGCATCCCGGTCTACCTGGGCGATGTTTCCGCCGAACATGTGGCCGTGCAACTGTTTGCCGACAATCCCAAACAGGCCCCGACCATCATCAATCTGCGGCGTCATCTTCCCTTGCTGGGAGCGGTCAACGGGTATTCCTACGTTGGTGAAGTTGCCGCCGACCGGCCAGCGGAACATTATACGCCACGGGTGGTGCCTGCCAATCCCAACGCCTCGATCCCCCTAGACAACAGTTGGATCGTCTGGGACACCTGAAACCTCCTGGATACCCTCTTGGGTACCTGAGTCAAGACAACGCTTCTCCCTTCCGGAACATCTCCGCCTCTCTGGCGCGACATCCGGAGGGGAGAAGGCTTGGGATGTGAATCCATGGCTGCTGTGGTGCTGAAGCCCGGACGCGATAAATCGTTGCGACGGCGTCATCCCTGGATTTTCAGCGGAGCCATCGCCGAGGTGCAACAGGCTCCTGCCCCGGGAGAGACGGTGGCCATCTTCTCCGCCCGGAAGGAGTTGTTGGGTTGGGGTGCCTACTCTCCGGCTTCTGGAATTCCTGTCCGGGTCTGGTCTTTTGACCCTGACATCCAGATCGACCGGGAGTTTTTCCACCGGCGTTTGGCCAGTGCCATCCAATTGCGCCGGACATTGCCCGGGTTGCGCCACACCCGGGCTTGGCGGCTGGTCAATGCCGAGTCGGATGGTTTGCCCGGTTTGGTGGTGGATCGTTATGGCGATTTTCTCGTTGTGCAGATATCTGCCGTGGGTCCGGAATTGTGGCGTACAACGATTGTTGACCTTTTGAACGACATCATGCCCAATCTGGGCATCTGGGAACGTTCGGATCTGGAGGTTCGGCGCAAGGAGGGATTGACACCCAGGACCGGTTCCCTGGCCGGTCGTGCCCCGCCGCCTTTGGTGGAAATCCAGGAAGGTGCGGTACGTTTTCTGGTGGATCTGGTGCAGGGCCAAAAGACCGGGTTTTATCTGGACCAGCGCGACAACCGCGCCCGGGTCGGGGCGTATGTGGCGGGCGGTTCTGTTTTAAATGTTTTTTCATATACGGGAGGTTTTGGCTTGTCTGCCCTGGCCGCCGGGGCCGATCAGGTGACCCAGGTGGATGCCTCGGAGGCCGCCCTGACCCTTGGCCGGCAAAATCTGGTCCTGAACGGATATGATGCCACCCGGGTGACGGATCTGCCGGGCAATGCCTTTGATATTTTGCGGCGTCTTCGTGATCAGGCCATGCACTTTGACCTGGTTGTCCTGGATCCTCCCAAATTTGCCGAAACCGCCGCGCACCTGCCCAAAGCCGCCCGCGCCTACAAGGATATCAATCTCCTCGGATGCCAATTGTTGCGACCGGGTGGCATTCTTTGCACGTTTTCCTGTTCCGGACATCTGGAGTTTTCCCTGCTGCGCAAGATTGTCGCCGATGCCGCCCTGGATGCCGGTCGGGACGCCCGCATTCTGGAACGCCTGGGACCGGCTGCCGATCATCCGGTCAACCTGGCGTTCCCCGAAGGGGAGTATCTCAAGGGGTTGATCTGTCGGGTGGAATAAACCAGATCCAAAAAATGTTTTTTATTCACCCATTTTCAGAAGTTGTCATGTTCTTGGACAGACTCTCGGAAAACGATGGCAAGATTGAAACCCCTGAAAAAATCAGAAACTTTTGCTCTATTGAAAAACAGCCTGCAACGACTCGGCTACCAATATTTTTTCGTTCCAGGTTTCCAGGGTCTTCAGGTCGGCGGTCGCCAGCCGGTCTGGGACCCACTCCGGCACCGCTCCGAAACGATGCCTGATCAAACGCAACAGGTTACGCATCTCGCCATTCCGCAACCCAATGACCTCACCACGCGCCTCGCCCTCTTCCCGGGCCAGTTCAACCGCGCCCCTGGCATCGGCGACGGCAATCCCGGCCTTGTCGTACAACTCCCA from Magnetococcales bacterium harbors:
- a CDS encoding class I SAM-dependent methyltransferase, with the protein product MAAVVLKPGRDKSLRRRHPWIFSGAIAEVQQAPAPGETVAIFSARKELLGWGAYSPASGIPVRVWSFDPDIQIDREFFHRRLASAIQLRRTLPGLRHTRAWRLVNAESDGLPGLVVDRYGDFLVVQISAVGPELWRTTIVDLLNDIMPNLGIWERSDLEVRRKEGLTPRTGSLAGRAPPPLVEIQEGAVRFLVDLVQGQKTGFYLDQRDNRARVGAYVAGGSVLNVFSYTGGFGLSALAAGADQVTQVDASEAALTLGRQNLVLNGYDATRVTDLPGNAFDILRRLRDQAMHFDLVVLDPPKFAETAAHLPKAARAYKDINLLGCQLLRPGGILCTFSCSGHLEFSLLRKIVADAALDAGRDARILERLGPAADHPVNLAFPEGEYLKGLICRVE
- a CDS encoding cytosolic protein — translated: WELYDKAGIAVADARGAVELAREEGEARGEVIGLRNGEMRNLLRLIRHRFGAVPEWVPDRLATADLKTLETWNEKILVAESLQAVFQ